In a single window of the Zea mays cultivar B73 chromosome 5, Zm-B73-REFERENCE-NAM-5.0, whole genome shotgun sequence genome:
- the LOC103625904 gene encoding syntaxin-related protein KNOLLE, which yields MNDLMTKSFMSYVDLKKAAMKDLEAGGDGIELPESGAGGVTDERLRGFFQEAEAVKAEMAAIRDALDRLHAANEEGKSLHQVDALRAHRGRVNADIVAVLRRARDIRARLESLDRANAAQRRLSAGCREGTPLDRTRTAVTSGLRKKLKDLMLDFQALRQRMMSEYKDTVQRRYYTLTGEVPEEEVIERIISDGRGEELLGAAVAEHGKGAVLAAVHEIQDRHDAAREVERSLLELHQVFLDMAVMVEMQGEKLDDIESHVASASHYVQGGNKELGKAKEYQRSSRKCLCIGIIILLLLVLLVIVPIATSLRKS from the coding sequence ATGAACGACCTCATGACTAAGTCCTTCATGAGCTACGTCGACCTGAAGAAGgcggcgatgaaggacctggaggCGGGGGGCGACGGGATCGAGCTCCCGGAGTCGGGCGCCGGCGGCGTCACGGACGAGCGCCTGCGCGGATTCTTCCAGGAGGCGGAGGCGGTGAAGGCGGAGATGGCGGCCATCCGCGACGCGCTCGACCGCCTGCACGCCGCCAACGAGGAGGGCAAGTCGCTGCACCAGGTCGACGCCCTCCGCGCGCACCGCGGCCGCGTGAACGCCGACATCGTCGCCGTGCTCCGCCGCGCCCGCGACATCCGCGCCAGGctcgagtccctggaccgcgccaACGCCGCGCAGCGGAGGCTCTCCGCGGGGTGCCGCGAGGGCACGCCGCTGGACCGCACGCGCACCGCCGTCACCTCGGGGCTCCGGAAGAAGCTCAAGGACCTCATGCTCGACTTCCAGGCGCTGCGGCAGCGGATGATGTCCGAGTACAAGGACACCGTGCAGCGGCGCTACTACACGCTCACCGGGGAGGTCCCCGAGGAGGAGGTGATCGAGCGCATCATCTCCGACGGGCGCGGCGAGGAGCTCCTGGGAGCAGCCGTCGCGGAGCACGGCAAGGGCGCCGTGCTCGCCGCGGTGCACGAGATCCAGGACCGCCACGACGCGGCGCGCGAGGTGGAGCGCAGCCTCCTGGAGCTCCACCAGGTGTTCCTCGACATGGCCGTCATGGTGGAGATGCAGGGGGAGAAGCTCGACGACATCGAGAGCCACGTCGCCAGCGCCTCCCACTACGTGCAGGGCGGCAACAAGGAGCTTGGCAAGGCCAAGGAGTACCAGCGGAGCAGCCGCAAGTGCCTCTGCATCGGCATCATCATCCTGCTCCTCCTCGTACTGCTCGTCATCGTGCCCATTGCCACCAGCCTCAGGAAGAGTTGA
- the LOC100281819 gene encoding ATP synthase F1, delta subunit family protein, whose amino-acid sequence MKILNQPISPGGHLVPAQPSTTAAAGRSHAHCPRWQAQTLRRDSSYVGVEHIDGTTASVPVPVPVPVAAPFKPLTLDFLRSLLDRNCSMAPAVPDGEASAPPPPQMVALRVLVTSAVELDARQAERIARKMRRLTGFVDLKVETAVDASLIAGFVVCYGTDDSHVIDLSVRGQLAALKSRVDSIDQTAHAHGHPHHH is encoded by the coding sequence ATGAAGATCTTGAACCAGCCCATCAGCCCAGGCGGCCATCTCGTGCCGGCGCAGCCGAGCACCACGGCGGCCGCGGGGCGGTCCCATGCGCACTGCCCTCGGTGGCAGGCGCAGACGCTGCGCCGGGACAGCAGCTACGTCGGCGTCGAGCACATCGACGGGACCACCGCGTCCGTCCCAGTCCCAGTCCCAGTCCCAGTCGCGGCCCCGTTCAAGCCGCTCACGCTCGACTTCCTGCGGTCGCTCCTGGACCGGAACTGCAGCATGGCCCCCGCCGTCCCGGACGGCGAGGCCAgcgccccgccgccgccgcagatGGTCGCGCTCCGGGTGCTGGTGACCTCCGCCGTGGAGCTGGACGCGCGCCAGGCCGAGCGCATCGCGCGCAAGATGCGCCGCCTCACCGGCTTTGTCGACCTCAAGGTAGAGACCGCCGTGGACGCGTCCCTCATCGCCGGCTTCGTCGTCTGCTACGGCACCGACGACTCGCACGTCATCGACCTCAGCGTCAGGGGCCAGCTCGCGGCGCTCAAGAGCCGCGTCGACTCCATCGACCAGACCGCGCATGCCCACGGACACCCACACCACCACTGA
- the LOC100284886 gene encoding GEM-like protein 1: MASQWAAPPPGYPAGHGQAYGDQQLATPPPQAATAVAVTAASNGVGNPYVVVTPASAAPSTCQTVRKALGRYGKLLEDGTRKAADATGNIWHHLRTAPNMADAAVARLTQGTKVYAEGGHDRVFYQTFGAMPGEQLRKAYACYLSTSSGPVIGTLYLSTARLAFCSDSPLCYQGPAGQPHECMYYKVVLPLSQVTSVNPSSSMRNRAERYIQIRTMDNHEFWFMGFVNYDKALKNLYEALQHRDVSAHQRC, encoded by the exons ATGGCGTCGCAGTGGGCTGCTCCGCCGCCGGGCTACCCGGCCGGGCACGGGCAGGCGTACGGCGACCAGCAGCTGGCCACGCCGCCGCCTCAGGCAGCGACGGCCGTGGCCGTGACGGCGGCGAGCAACGGCGTGGGCAACCCCTACGTCGTCGTCACCCCCGCGTCTGCCGCACCGTCCACCTGCCAGA CCGTCAGGAAGGCGCTGGGCCGCTACGGCAAGCTGCTCGAGGACGGAACCCGCAAGGCCGCCGACGCCACCGGCAACATCTGGCACCACC TCCGGACGGCGCCGAACATGGCGGACGCGGCGGTGGCGCGGCTGACGCAGGGGACCAAGGTGTACGCGGAGGGCGGCCACGACAGGGTGTTCTACCAGACGTTCGGCGCCATGCCCGGGGAGCAGCTCCGCAAGGCCTACGCCTGCTACCTCTCCACCTCCTCGGGGCCCGTCATCGGCACGCTCTACCTCTCCACGGCGCGCCTCGCCTTCTGCAGCGACAGCCCGCTCTGCTACCAGGGCCCTGCCGGCCAGCCGCACGAGTGCATGTACTACAAG GTGGTGCTTCCTCTGAGCCAGGTGACATCCGTGAACCCTTCTTCCAGCATGCGCAACCGGGCAGAAAGGTACATTCAGATCAGGACCATGGATAACCACGAGTTCTGGTTCATGGGGTTCGTGAACTACGACAAGGCCCTCAAGAATCTCTACGAGGCCCTGCAGCACCGCGATGTCAGCGCCCACCAGCGCTGCTGA
- the LOC100275407 gene encoding uncharacterized protein LOC100275407 gives MAAAPTVRGYGPASPSSSSVALPRPRSRVPAPLVPVTTRRGAPSVRLRAAGADTPPRGGLQLQRREEDEGLPGTVLGRGEDDEVSEKVGEEKVERWMRDSIAEIVRHVGEAPFLVHLFSSGEGERVTVRREPAAPESWPDVRRRWGPGGARRPDGIILVEQVASDGGGASAASEAARQVWGLVVQARGMERASCYVLSTCRVRSSAGFCTHFCLARAQCFGDPVELQLRNAWLNRLAGRR, from the coding sequence ATGGCGGCGGCGCCTACCGTGCGGGGCTACGGGCcagcgtcgccgtcgtcgtcgtcggtggCGCTGCCTCGGCCGCGATCGCGGGTGCCCGCACCGCTCGTGCCCGTGACGACGCGGCGGGGGGCGCCGTCGGTGCGCCTGCGCGCGGCGGGCGCGGACACGCCTCCCCGCGGCGGCCTGCAGCTCCAGCGGCGGGAGGAGGACGAGGGGCTGCCGGGGACCGTGTTGGGCCGAGGGGAGGACGATGAGGTGTCGGAGAAGGTCGGGGAGGAGAAGGTGGAGAGGTGGATGCGGGACTCGATCGCGGAGATCGTGCGGCACGTCGGGGAGGCGCCGTTCCTGGTGCACCTGTTCAGCAGCGGCGAGGGCGAGCGCGTGACGGTGCGGCGGGAGCCCGCGGCGCCGGAGAGCTGGCCGGACGTGCGGCGCCGGTGGGGGCCAGGCGGGGCGCGGAGGCCGGACGGGATCATCCTGGTCGAGCAGgtggcctcggacggcggcggggCCTCCGCCGCCTCGGAGGCGGCGCGGCAGGTGTGGGGGCTGGTGGTGCAGGCGCGCGGCATGGAGCGCGCGTCGTGCTACGTGCTTTCCACCTGCCGCGTGCGCTCGTCGGCCGGGTTCTGCACGCACTTCTGCCTCGCGCGGGCGCAGTGCTTCGGCGACCCTGTCGAGCTCCAGCTCCGCAACGCCTGGCTCAACCGCCTGGCCGGCCGCCGGTAG
- the LOC103625905 gene encoding ankyrin repeat-containing protein At5g02620, with protein sequence MDGEGERRMVDSEGEIHMDPALYMAATQGKVSILKQLADPEEPSVLSATTPQLNTALHLAALHGHAEFAGEVLGMNEELLVIRNGDGDTPLHLAAKAGKLEVARLLVNRAIAWPEDKKSPLIMTNKAGNTALHEAVQYRRGALAVVLLDADPSRGHDLNEQMESPLHMAAREGLVQVVEKIVSYPWVGQKFLPSASLSGTALHQAVLGTHHRIVEILLEKMPDLIDLTDSQGNNALHYAAQKDHQKAVELLLKKRTELAYKRNLESMSPLHVAAQYGSTAAIKALLRHCPDVAEMVDKDGRNAFHTSVLSGKAAALRSLLRRVRPAELLNRVDIHGDTPLHLAAKNSRVHSALLLLRDRRVDPCVRDKKGHTARSLVEKKLHTGEMDAYEMYLWRQLKHQEYKRCRKQQLPPLATYPSRRGDDKYFERIVETYILVATLIATVTFSATFTMPGGYNQSDGIALKGHHVAFQIFVISNTVAMCSSIVVVFCFIWAWQDPVRFKVDQLLWGHRLTVIACLAMLVSLMTAVYITVAPASRWPAYVVIAIGTSTPAVVVLMLGKEVIFVPV encoded by the exons ATGGATGGCGAGGGAGAGAGGCGCATGGTGGATAGCGAGGGAGAGATACACATGGATCCGGCGTTGTACATGGCGGCGACGCAGGGGAAAGTGTCGATCCTGAAGCAACTGGCGGATCCGGAGGAACCCAGTGTCCTCAGCGCCACGACGCCCCAGCTGAACACGGCGCTCCACCTCGCCGCGCTGCACGGCCACGCCGAGTTCGCCGGCGAGGTCCTGGGCATGAACGAGGAGCTGCTCGTCATCCGGAACGGCGACGGCGACACCCCGCTGCACCTGGCGGCCAAGGCGGGCAAGCTGGAGGTGGCCAGGCTGCTTGTCAACCGCGCCATAGCGTGGCCGGAGGACAAGAAGAGCCCTCTCATCATGACCAACAAGGCGGGCAACACCGCGCTGCACGAGGCGGTGCAGTACCGCAGGGGCGCCTTGGCGGTGGTCCTGCTGGACGCCGACCCCAGCCGCGGCCACGACCTCAACGAGCAGATGGAGTCCCCGCTGCACATGGCAGCCCGCGAGGgcctcgtccaggtcgtcgagaaGATCGTCAGCTACCCCTGGGTCGGCCAGAAGTTCTTGCCCTCCGCCTCCCTCAGCGGCACGGCTCTGCACCAGGCCGTGCTGGGCACTCATCACC GGATCGTGGAGATCCTGCTGGAGAAGATGCCTGATCTGATCGACCTCACCGACTCCCAAGGCAACAACGCCCTGCACTACGCGGCGCAGAAGGACCACCAGAAGGCGGTGGAGCTGCTGCTCAAGAAGCGGACGGAGCTAGCCTACaaacgcaacctcgagagcatgtCCCCGCTGCACGTCGCCGCGCAGTACGGCTCGACGGCTGCCATCAAGGCGCTGCTCCGGCACTGCCCGGACGTGGCCGAGATGGTGGACAAGGACGGCCGCAACGCCTTCCACACCTCCGTCCTCAGCGGCAAGGCGGCCGCGCTCCGGTCCCTGCTCCGCCGCGTCCGTCCCGCGGAGCTGCTCAACCGCGTCGACATCCACGGCGACACGCCTCTGCACCTCGCCGCCAAGAACAGCCGCGTCCACTCCGCCCTGCTGCTTCTCAGGGACAGGCGCGTCGACCCCTGCGTCCGCGACAAGAAAGGCCACACAGCGCGCAGCCTTGTCGAGAAGAAGCTGCACACCGGCGAGATGGACGCCTACGAGATGTACCTCTGGCGGCAGCTCAAGCACCAGGAGTACAAGAGGTGCCGCAAGCAGCAGCTGCCGCCGCTCGCCACCTACCCCAGccgcaggggcgacgacaagtacTTCGAGCGCATCGTCGAGACCTACATCCTCGTCGCCACCCTCATCGCCACCGTCACCTTCTCCGCCACCTTCACCATGCCCGGCGGCTATAACCAGAGCGACGGCATCGCCCTTAAGGGCCACCACGTCGCGTTCCAGATCTTCGTCATCTCCAACACCGTCGCCATGTGCAGCTCCATCGTCGTCGTCTTCTGTTTCATCTGGGCCTGGCAGGACCCCGTCAGGTTCAAGGTCGACCAGCTCTTGTGGGGTCACAGGCTCACCGTCATCGCCTGCCTCGCCATGCTCGTCTCGCTCATGACGGCCGTCTATATCACCGTGGCACCCGCGTCACGGTGGCCGGCCTACGTTGTCATCGCCATCGGCACCAGCACACCGGCCGTCGTCGTTCTCATGCTGGGCAAGGAGGTGATCTTCGTGCCGGTGTAA